The genomic window ATGTCCAGATCGTTGCCGGCGGGCCGGACTGGTATCATCCGGGCCGCTCGGGAACCATCAGGATGGGCCCGAAGATCGTGCTCGGCCATTTCGGCGAGTTTCATCCGAAGGTGTTGGAAGCGCTCGATGTCTCCGGAAAATTCGCCGGCTTCGAGGTGTTCATCGATGCGATGCCGGAGCCGAAGAAGAAGCCGACCCGCACCAAGCCGGCGCTGACGCTGTCGCCGTTCCAGGCGGTCACCCGCGACTTCGCCTTCGTGGTCGACCGGGCTGTGGAGGCGGGCGCGATCGAACGGGCGGCTGCGGGCGCCGACCGCAAGCTGATCACCGGCGTCACGGTCTTCGACGTTTTCGAGGGCGCATCGCTCGGTGAGGGCAAGAAGTCGGTCGCCATCGAAGTCGCGATCCAGCCCGCCGAGCGCACGCTGACGGATGAGGATTTCGAGGCGCTGATGAAGAAAGTGATCGCCAATGTCGAAAAATCCACCGGCGGCGTGATCCGGGCGTAGGGAGATCGTCCGGTCCCCTCTGGCGGGAGGTGCGCGCATCTGTCTCCCGCCAGCGCCTTGCCGGCGCGTGTCGCCGCTCCTATACCTAGAGCGTCGGGCGAAAAAGTGGAATCCGGTTTTTCGTTAACCCGACGCGTCAAAATAAAGAATCCAGAGCATGATCCGACCGGAGCGGAGCGACGAGATCATGCGGCTGAAACAAAAACCTGGAGCGCCGATCCGGTACAATCGGATCGAGATGCGTTCCGGGAAACAATCGTGGAGACACCGATGACCGAGGCTTCCGGCAAGACGACGATCGATGACGCACAGGTCGAGTGGTTCTCGAAGATGGCCGCCGAGTGGTGGGACCCGCGCGGAAAATTCAAGCCGCTGCACAAGTTCAACCCCGTGCGCATCGGCTATATCCGCGAGAAGGCCTGCGGCCATTTCGGCCGGAACGAGAAATCCGCCCGCCCGCTGGAGGGACTTCGCGTGCTCGATGTCGGCTGCGGCGGCGGGCTTTTGGCGGAACCGATGGCGCGTATGGGCGCAAGCGTCGTCGGCATCGATCCCGCCGAGAAGAATATCGGGATCGCCACGACCCATGCCGCCGAAGCCGGCGTGTCGGTCGATTACCGCGCCACCACGGCGGAGCAGCTTGCCGAAGCCGGTGAAAGCTTCGATATCGTGCTCAACATGGAAGTGGTCGAGCACGTCGCCGATGTCGATTTTTTCATGACGACCTGCGCGTCGCTGGTCAAACCCGGCGGCATGATGTTCGTTGCCACCATCAATCGTACGCTGAAGGCCGGGGCGCTGGCGATCTTTGCCGCCGAGCGGGTGTTGCGCTGGCTGCCGCCCGGCACCCATCAGTACGACAAGCTGGTGCGTCCGGAGGAAATCGAGACGCCGCTGAAAGCGTCCGGCATGACGCCGGTGGAGCGGCAGGGCGTGTTCTTCAACCCGCTGACCGACAGCTGGAACCGCTCGAACGATACCGACGTCAATTACATGGTGCTGGCAGTGAAGCCGGAAGCCTGATCAGGCCACGGGCTTTCGCGCGGCGTGGGATCAGTTGAACACTTCGTTCGGATAGACGCCCCAGATGTCCTTCTGGTGCATGTAGCCGTTGACACCCTTGACCTTCAGCTCGCACCAGGTGCCGTCGCATTCCTCGAGCTGGACGATCACGCCCGGTTCCAGGCTTGCGACATCGCGGGCCGAATCGTCCTTGCCGGCCTTCAGCGCCAGAAAGGTTTCGCCGTCCGTGCTGTTGCGCAGCCAGGGCGCCACCATGGCATTGCGCTGCGAGGACAGCACGGAGACATGCATCCAGCCCTCGGTGCCATCGGCATCGCGCACCTGCCGCCAGACGCTGTATTCCTCGGTGATCTCGACGGGAAGGCCGGGGCGCTTGTAGATCCATTTGGTGGCGTAGTTGAAGCCGGGGCCGACGCGCATGCGGGCGCGATCCGGCTTGACCATCGCAAAGCGCGGCAGCGGCCCGCCCGAGGCGCCCTTGCGCTCGGTTTGCGCCATCGCCGGTTCCAGCATGGCGAAGACAAGCAATGTGCAGATCAACAGTCTTGCCAGGCGACGCATATGACCTCTTCGAATGCCGTTTCTCCGGCCTTGTCTTGTTTATTGGCGCGCGGCCGTGACTTGTAAGGTGCGCGCCCGACCCTTCATCGAGGGATTTACGCGTCCGAAGCGGTTTTCGACACGGGAAGAACCGCTTCAGGTGGAAAAGCGCCCTCATTATGTGCATTATCGCCCGACATGATTAATGAGCTGTTAACCGATGAATAACCCCAGAAAACCCGTCGTCGTCGTCACCCGCAAACTGCCCGATCCGGTGGAGGCGCGGATGGGGGAGCTGTTCAGCGTCGAGTTGAACCGCGAGGACCGGCCGTTCTCGCGCGCAAAACTCGCCGATGCCATGGCGCGGGCCGATGTGCTGGTGCCGACGCTGACCGACACCATCGATGCCGCGCTGATCGACGAGGCCGGCCCGAACCTGAAGCTGATCGCGAGCTTTTCCAACGGCATCGACAATGTCGATGTCGATGCCGCCGCCCGCAAGGGGATCACCGTCACCAACACCCCCAATGTGCTGACCGAGGACACCGCCGACATGACCATGGCGCTGGTGCTGGCGGTGCCCCGCAGGCTTGCCGAGGGCGCGCGGCTGCTCGCCGGCAATGAACCGGACAGCTGGCAGGGCTGGAGCCCGACATGGATGCTCGGACGGCGTATCTGGGGCAAGCGGCTCGGCATTGTCGGCATGGGGCGGATCGGAACGGCGGTCGCGCGCCGGGCAAAGGCGTTCGGTCTTTTGGTGAACTACCACAACCGCCACCGCGTCAATCCGCAGACGGAAGCCGAGCTGGAGGCGACCTATTGGGACAGTCTCGACCAGATGCTCGCCCGCGTCGATATCGTGTCGGTCAACTGCCCGTCGACGCCGGCCACCTATCACCTGGTCTCGGCCCGTCGGCTGGCGCTGCTCAGGCCGGAAGCCTATATCGTCAACACCGCGCGCGGCGACGTTATCGACGAGGCGGCGATGATCCGCTGCCTGGAGGAGGACCGCATCGCCGGCGCCGGGCTCGATGTCTTCGAGAACGAACCGGCGATCAATCCGCGGCTCCTGGAACTCGCCAAAGCGGGCAAGGCCGTGCTGCTGCCGCATATGGGCTCGGCCACGCTCGAAAGCCGGATCGACATGGGCGACAAGGTGATCATCAATATCCGCACCTTCTTCGACGGCCACCGTCCGCCCAATCGGGTGCTGCCGGGCCGGGTCTGACAGGCGCTTATCCGAGAACCTTCAGCCGCATGCCGGCTCTGAGGTGGGGTAATAACACGCGCATCGCCGCCGGCGCGATCGCTACGCAGCCGGCGGTCGGCGAGAAGTCGCGGCGGGCGAGGTGGAAGAACACCGCCGAGCCGCGATTGCGGGCGCGCGGCCGCATGTTCCAGTCCATCACGATCACGAGGTCGTAGATACCGTCGTCGCGCAGCAAGCGTTCATGACTTGCGCCAAAGGGCAGGCGGACGGGGCGGTTGTAGTTCGGCGAGGCCGGCGCATCGCACCAGCCGTCTTCGGCTTTCATCGCCTTGATCCCCAGTCCGGAGCGCGGCCAGCTTTGCCGATGACGATCGTCGCGGTAGCCGTAGATGAGCGCCATCGTGCCGATCGGGGTCTTGCCGTCGCCCTCGCGCTTGAGGGCCGTCGCCCCGTTCCGCCCGATTGCCGCCTGAAACCGGAGCGGCCCGAAGGCGAGGATCGCGCGGTGGGCGGCGCCCGGCGCCCGCCGGACCGTGATCATGCCCCGCCTTTTCATCGCCGAACGGCTGGTTTTCTTCACTTTTTTTTGCTTTGTACGTGAAATCATATAGTTTCATAGCAATACGCCCGGCCATGGCGGATCGCAATGGTCGCGGCACTTTTCGGGGATGCGTGACAAAAGGGCAGGTTCGGATGACAGAGCGGACGATACTTCTCGTCGATGACGATGCGGATTTGCGCGAGACGCTGGTGGAGCAGCTTGAGCTTTACGACGAATTCATTCTCCGCTCCGCCGATTGCGCGGCCAAATCGCTGAAGATGCTGCGCGAGGAACAGATCGATCTCCTGATCATGGATGTCGGCCTGCCGGACATGGACGGGCGCGAGGCGATCAAGATCGCCCGCAAGAACGGATACAAGGCGCCGATCATCATGCT from Martelella sp. NC20 includes these protein-coding regions:
- a CDS encoding SH3 domain-containing protein, encoding MRRLARLLICTLLVFAMLEPAMAQTERKGASGGPLPRFAMVKPDRARMRVGPGFNYATKWIYKRPGLPVEITEEYSVWRQVRDADGTEGWMHVSVLSSQRNAMVAPWLRNSTDGETFLALKAGKDDSARDVASLEPGVIVQLEECDGTWCELKVKGVNGYMHQKDIWGVYPNEVFN
- a CDS encoding 2-hydroxyacid dehydrogenase; translated protein: MNNPRKPVVVVTRKLPDPVEARMGELFSVELNREDRPFSRAKLADAMARADVLVPTLTDTIDAALIDEAGPNLKLIASFSNGIDNVDVDAAARKGITVTNTPNVLTEDTADMTMALVLAVPRRLAEGARLLAGNEPDSWQGWSPTWMLGRRIWGKRLGIVGMGRIGTAVARRAKAFGLLVNYHNRHRVNPQTEAELEATYWDSLDQMLARVDIVSVNCPSTPATYHLVSARRLALLRPEAYIVNTARGDVIDEAAMIRCLEEDRIAGAGLDVFENEPAINPRLLELAKAGKAVLLPHMGSATLESRIDMGDKVIINIRTFFDGHRPPNRVLPGRV
- the ubiG gene encoding bifunctional 2-polyprenyl-6-hydroxyphenol methylase/3-demethylubiquinol 3-O-methyltransferase UbiG, which encodes MTEASGKTTIDDAQVEWFSKMAAEWWDPRGKFKPLHKFNPVRIGYIREKACGHFGRNEKSARPLEGLRVLDVGCGGGLLAEPMARMGASVVGIDPAEKNIGIATTHAAEAGVSVDYRATTAEQLAEAGESFDIVLNMEVVEHVADVDFFMTTCASLVKPGGMMFVATINRTLKAGALAIFAAERVLRWLPPGTHQYDKLVRPEEIETPLKASGMTPVERQGVFFNPLTDSWNRSNDTDVNYMVLAVKPEA
- a CDS encoding L,D-transpeptidase family protein; the encoded protein is MISRTKQKKVKKTSRSAMKRRGMITVRRAPGAAHRAILAFGPLRFQAAIGRNGATALKREGDGKTPIGTMALIYGYRDDRHRQSWPRSGLGIKAMKAEDGWCDAPASPNYNRPVRLPFGASHERLLRDDGIYDLVIVMDWNMRPRARNRGSAVFFHLARRDFSPTAGCVAIAPAAMRVLLPHLRAGMRLKVLG